Proteins encoded by one window of Xyrauchen texanus isolate HMW12.3.18 chromosome 24, RBS_HiC_50CHRs, whole genome shotgun sequence:
- the apmap gene encoding adipocyte plasma membrane-associated protein, translating to MNEPEGLRLRKLNRPQIITDETHEPQHKSTSTYSGKVFRVTLLILVAFLLFPLLVVIFILESPIQPDAFSLNEPPLMTGCYEPNLKLRQAERLFEEQLIGPESIANIGDVLYTGTSDGKIVKIEGRNIHVIATLGKPPCGSREQEHICGRPLGIRVGPNGTLFVADAYLGLFEVNPVTGDVKSLVSTGKMIGGRRLAFVNDLDVTQDGKKVYFTDSSSRWQRRDFMHLIMEATADGRVLEYDTETQEVTVMMENLRFPNGIQLFPDEESVLVAETTMARIKRVHVSGLNKGGMDTFIENLPGFPDNIRRSSSGGYWVAMSAVRPNPGFSMLDFLSQRPWIKKLIFKLFSQDTLLKFVPRYSLVVELQDGGTCVRSFHDPHGMVSAYISEAHEYNGYLYLGSFRSPYLCKLDLSKV from the exons ATGAATGAGCCCGAGGGACTGCGGTTGAGGAAGCTCAACAGACCTCAGATCATCACAGACGAAACCCATGAACCCCAGCACAAAAGCACAAG CACTTACAGCGGGAAGGTGTTTCGTGTGACATTACTCATATTGGTGGCATTCCTGCTCTTCCCACTGCTGGTGGTCATTTTCATCTTAGAGTCTCCCATTCAACCAGATGCGTTCAG TCTCAATGAACCACCTCTTATGACTGGCTGTTATGAGCCCAACTTAAAACTTAGACAAGCAGAGCGACTGTTTGAGGAGCAGCTTATCGGCCCAGAATCCATCGCTAACATTGGAG ATGTTTTGTACACTGGGACCAGTGATGGAAAGATTGTGAAAATCGAGGGAAGGAACATTCATGTTATAGCAACACTTGGCAAGCCACCATGTG GTTCTCGTGAACAGGAACACATCTGTGGACGTCCGCTGGGAATTCGTGTGGGACCCAATGGAACTTTGTTTGTGGCTGATGCCTATTTGGGTCTGTTTGAGGTCAATCCTGTCACAg GTGATGTAAAATCTTTGGTGAGCACAGGGAAGATGATCGGTGGTCGACGTCTGGCCTTTGTGAATGATCTGGATGTAACTCAGGATGGGAAGAAGGTGTACTTCACTGATTCGAGCAGCAGGTGGCAGCGCAGAGATTTCATGCACCTGATCATGGAAGCCACTGCAGATGGACG tgtgCTCGAGTACGATACAGAGACCCAGGAAGTTACTGTGATGATGGAGAACTTGCGGTTCCCTAACGGTATCCAACTCTTCCCTGATGAGGAGTCTGTTTTAGTGGCTGAAACGACCATGGCAAGAATAAAGAG AGTCCATGTGTCTGGTCTCAATAAAGGAGGCATGGATACATTCATAGAGAACCTCCCAGGATTTCCCGATAACATCCGACGCAGTTCTTCAGGTGGCTACTGGGTGGCTATGTCTGCTGTGCGACCCAACCCCGGTTTCTCCATGCTGGACTTCCTGTCTCAAAGACCTTGGATTAAGAAGCTCATATTTAAG CTCTTCAGTCAAGATACACTACTGAAATTTGTGCCACGCTACAGTCTGGTGGTGGAGCTGCAGGACGGTGGAACGTGCGTGCGTAGCTTCCACGATCCACACGGCATGGTGTCTGCCTACATCAGCGAGGCACACGAGTATAACGGCTACCTGTATTTAGGCTCATTCCGCTCCCCTTATCTGTGCAAGCTGGATCTGAGCAAAGTGTGA